The Altererythrobacter sp. H2 genomic sequence AGCCTTGGCCTGGCGGTAGCATCTGGTATCCTCGAGCGGGACGAGGCGGGTCCCGGTCCGCTGCTGGTCAAGGCCGCAGACCTTGCGGGCGGCGCGATCGATCCGTCGTTCAAGCGCAGCCTGGCCCTCCGGGTGGGAAAGATTGAGATCGGCGTATTGCACGCTGGTGGTGTTGGTCCGGGTTGCGACCTCGGCCGCGGCCGGGGCGATTGCAGTGAGTGATGCGAGTGTGCCGGCAAAGGCCAGCAGGGCCGCTTTCATGGGGGTTCTCATCGGTTTATCCTCCTTGTGCGGACCTTCCCGACGTGGGGGTGGAAGGCTTTCCGCAAGGATGGATATGCGCCTTCCAGACACGGCACGCTTGCCCGCATCGGCAGCTGGGTTAGTCGGTTCGACCGGCGCGGACCCGCCCGACGGACTGCGCAAACCGGCGGACGAAAGGTGTTTGGCAACCGACCGGCGGCAGGGCACAAGGCGGCTATGGCGTTGATCGTGACCTTCCTGCTCGGAATCGGCAACTTCGCGATGCACAAGGCAGTGCTGGAGAGCGGCCACCGGCTGCTTGGCCAGTTCGCGCTGGCGCCCGGCGGCAAGCCCAGGCGCGTCACGCTGCTGGTCGAGTTCATTATCCTGCTGGCCGCGATGCTGGGCACCGCCAACGGGCTGCCGGGCCTTGCCTTGGGCTACCTGCTCTACTCGCTCGCCAATGGTCTTTCGGCCTGGCTGATCCTGACCGGCCGGGTTTAGAACGGGCCGGGTTTAGAACGGGTCGGGTCTGGAACGGGCGGATCCGGGGCAGGCCTACTCGCCCCTGAACACCGGCGCGCGCTTTTCCAGCAGGGCATCGACCCCTTCCAGGTGGTCGGCGGTGACATGCATCAATGCCTGGGCGTTGGCGGCCATCTCCAGCGCGGTGTCGTAGGTGGTGTGCCGCCCCTGGCGCATCAGGTTCTTGGCCTGCCGCAAGGCGTGGGGCGGCATGGCCGCGACTTTGGCCGCCAGGGCCCGGGCTTCATCCATCAGGCTGTCCTGTGACACG encodes the following:
- a CDS encoding UrcA family protein, producing the protein MRTPMKAALLAFAGTLASLTAIAPAAAEVATRTNTTSVQYADLNLSHPEGQAALERRIDRAARKVCGLDQQRTGTRLVPLEDTRCYRQAKAEAKKQVAAAAAEQQLGG